One Luteibacter sp. 9135 DNA segment encodes these proteins:
- a CDS encoding DUF802 domain-containing protein, producing MSRTPLYLAVFLVGLLAVCWIGFGYVGSNPLGAAVALLIGLCYLAGALELHRYRQATSSLRQAVDDLTATPPGLGAWLERLHPGLRTAVRLRIEGERVALPAPSLTPYLVGLLVLLGMLGTLLGMMATLRGTGLALESATDLQAIRGSLAAPVKGLGFAFGTSIAGVASSAMLGLLSALLRRERLEVVQALDAKASTTLRVFSQAHRRDETFRLLQQQTEVMPALVDRLQAMMASLEQQGVAAGERQLASQEAFHAATATVYTGLAESVRASLQDSVAESARAASAAFQPVMAATMEGLARETSALHDTVTHAVKAQLDGLAAGFAKSTAEVATIWHDALARQQAGNATLVQHLQGALDDHGAALATRHHEALATAAATFDAHTASLVHAVNQSHAELQDVLASRDAARLATWSDALAAMTTSLQAQWEAAAADAIRREQAICDTLERTATAVSASTEAHAGATIAEMARLVEAAAEAPRAAAEVVAELRQKLSDSMLRDTAMLDERNRLLATLETLLDAVNHASNEQRTAVDALVTTSADLLERVGTRFGDQVEAGARQLDAVAAQLTGSTTEVAGLGEAFGSAVQLFGQSNEALAERLQHIAGALDGAMARSDEQLAYYVAQAREVVDLSVLSQKQIIEEMQQLARQRASGAADA from the coding sequence ATGTCCCGAACTCCTCTTTACCTCGCCGTCTTCCTCGTGGGCCTGCTGGCCGTGTGCTGGATCGGCTTCGGCTACGTGGGCAGCAATCCGCTGGGTGCGGCCGTCGCGCTGCTGATCGGCCTGTGCTACCTGGCCGGTGCGCTGGAACTGCACCGTTACCGGCAGGCCACGTCCAGCCTGCGCCAGGCCGTGGACGACCTGACCGCCACGCCGCCCGGCCTGGGCGCCTGGCTGGAGCGCCTGCACCCCGGCCTGCGCACCGCGGTGCGCCTGCGTATCGAAGGCGAGCGCGTGGCCCTGCCCGCACCGTCGCTCACGCCCTATCTGGTCGGCCTGCTGGTGTTGCTGGGCATGCTCGGCACGCTGCTGGGCATGATGGCCACCCTGCGCGGTACCGGGCTGGCGCTGGAAAGCGCCACCGACCTGCAGGCGATCCGCGGCTCGCTGGCCGCGCCGGTGAAGGGGCTGGGCTTCGCCTTCGGCACGTCGATTGCCGGCGTGGCCAGCTCGGCCATGCTGGGACTGCTGTCCGCCTTGCTTCGCCGTGAGCGGCTGGAAGTGGTGCAGGCGCTGGATGCGAAGGCATCGACCACGCTGCGTGTGTTCTCGCAGGCGCACCGGCGTGACGAGACGTTCCGCCTGCTGCAGCAGCAGACCGAGGTGATGCCTGCGCTGGTCGATCGTTTGCAGGCGATGATGGCCAGCCTGGAGCAGCAGGGCGTGGCCGCGGGCGAGCGCCAGCTCGCCAGCCAGGAAGCCTTCCATGCCGCGACTGCCACGGTCTACACGGGATTGGCCGAGTCGGTTCGTGCGTCCCTGCAGGACAGCGTGGCCGAGAGCGCGCGTGCGGCCAGTGCCGCGTTCCAGCCGGTGATGGCAGCGACCATGGAGGGGCTGGCGCGCGAGACCTCGGCACTGCACGACACGGTGACCCACGCCGTAAAGGCACAGTTGGACGGCCTCGCCGCCGGCTTTGCGAAAAGCACCGCCGAGGTGGCGACGATCTGGCACGACGCCCTGGCCCGCCAGCAGGCCGGCAACGCCACCCTGGTGCAGCACCTGCAAGGCGCGCTGGACGACCACGGTGCCGCGCTGGCCACCCGCCACCACGAGGCGCTGGCCACGGCGGCGGCGACGTTCGACGCGCATACCGCCTCGCTGGTCCACGCGGTCAACCAGTCGCATGCGGAACTGCAGGACGTGCTCGCCTCGCGCGATGCCGCGCGCCTGGCCACGTGGAGCGACGCCCTGGCCGCGATGACCACCTCGTTGCAGGCCCAGTGGGAGGCCGCCGCCGCGGACGCGATCCGTCGCGAGCAGGCCATCTGCGACACGCTGGAGCGCACGGCCACGGCGGTGTCGGCCAGCACCGAGGCCCACGCCGGCGCAACCATCGCCGAGATGGCACGCCTGGTCGAGGCCGCGGCCGAGGCGCCCCGCGCGGCGGCCGAAGTGGTCGCGGAACTGCGCCAGAAACTGTCCGACAGCATGCTGCGCGACACGGCCATGCTCGACGAGCGCAACCGTCTGCTGGCCACGCTGGAAACGCTGCTGGACGCCGTCAACCACGCATCCAACGAACAACGCACCGCCGTGGATGCGCTCGTCACCACCTCCGCCGACCTGCTCGAGCGTGTCGGCACGCGCTTCGGCGACCAGGTGGAGGCCGGCGCGCGCCAGCTCGACGCCGTCGCTGCGCAGCTCACCGGCAGCACCACCGAGGTGGCCGGCCTGGGCGAGGCCTTCGGCAGCGCCGTGCAGTTGTTTGGCCAGTCCAACGAGGCCCTGGCGGAGCGCCTGCAGCACATCGCCGGTGCGCTGGACGGCGCGATGGCACGCAGCGATGAGCAACTGGCGTACTACGTGGCGCAGGCCAGGGAGGTGGTCGACCTCAGCGTGTTGTCGCAGAAGCAGATCATCGAGGAAATGCAGCAGCTGGCGCGCCAGCGTGCGAGCGGGGCGGCCGACGCATGA
- a CDS encoding DUF3348 domain-containing protein → MGVFSPADTVQRVQRTSVRGPTFIRLLSRLTDVDTARPNIALPDRLSQWLDWTHALALSATLDGPAAPSADDLSRPLSDEVAECARVRQALGGAIAGARELVASGDDTGGLADFAPFRQRYLVLQRSMQAQTGQLRGRLRDSVASMSADMARLAGVDAVMEAALSPREQALLGQVPGVLGRHFDRLRIAAQAEGAATWLDTFRKDMQSVLLAELHVRFQPVDALLAALPAR, encoded by the coding sequence ATGGGCGTTTTTTCGCCAGCAGATACCGTGCAACGAGTACAGCGGACGAGCGTCCGTGGCCCCACGTTCATCCGCCTGCTGTCCCGTCTCACCGACGTCGACACCGCGCGTCCGAATATCGCCCTGCCGGACCGGCTGAGCCAGTGGCTCGACTGGACCCACGCGCTTGCCTTGTCCGCGACGCTGGACGGCCCGGCGGCTCCGTCGGCCGACGACCTCTCCCGGCCGCTGTCCGACGAGGTGGCGGAATGCGCGCGGGTGCGCCAGGCGCTGGGCGGCGCCATCGCCGGCGCCCGCGAACTGGTCGCCTCGGGCGACGACACGGGCGGCCTGGCCGACTTCGCCCCGTTCCGCCAGCGCTATCTCGTCCTGCAACGGTCCATGCAGGCGCAGACGGGCCAGCTGCGGGGTCGCCTGCGCGACAGCGTGGCGTCCATGTCCGCCGATATGGCGCGCCTGGCCGGGGTCGATGCCGTCATGGAGGCGGCGCTCAGCCCGCGCGAGCAGGCGCTGCTGGGCCAGGTGCCGGGTGTGCTGGGACGGCACTTCGACCGGCTGCGCATCGCGGCCCAGGCCGAGGGCGCCGCAACCTGGCTGGATACCTTCCGCAAGGACATGCAGAGCGTGCTGCTGGCCGAACTCCACGTTCGCTTCCAACCGGTGGATGCGCTGCTCGCCGCGCTGCCCGCCCGATAA
- a CDS encoding alpha-glucosidase: MGMVRRLAGMACVVWLGSAAIAAPAPPGTGTAAAPWWQHALVYEIYPRSFGDSNGDGVGDLNGITAHLDDLQKLGVDTLWIAPMYPSPQADFGYDIADYEAIDPQYGNMADFDRLQAEAKKRHLHVVLDMVMNHTSDKHTWFLASAASRDNPKADWYVWNDGIDAAGATLSAVQKRNIHDGKAPPNNWESVFGGSAWQWVPARKQFYYHRFYVQQPDLNWRNPAVEKAMFGAIRFWLDRGVDGFRLDAISTLFEDPRLRNDPIRSGTNAQGEPNLQSLYSDKLPEVHGVMRRLRAMVDAYPGQRVLIGETYEPDIAQLDAWYGTKDAPELHLPMNLQLGFGWQASFDARWFRTRLQESQQVHGQPLLVVDNHDNPRSIDRFGDGQHDVARAKVVAAALLTSRAVALTYYGAPIGMTTATPTRVEDVRDPVGITGWPKDKGRDGERTPMQWTAGPQAGFSTNPHTWLPVNPNHVTINVADESARPDSLLSWHRQLIALRRDNPALRDGAMRFLDTDNPDVLVYRRDGGDRPVLVMLNFSGKAQPLAKGLMPGKVRTLAGSDASLPATATLEGARLPAYAAWVVTPD; encoded by the coding sequence ATGGGGATGGTTCGCCGACTGGCAGGCATGGCGTGCGTGGTGTGGCTCGGCTCCGCGGCGATCGCCGCCCCGGCGCCCCCCGGCACCGGCACCGCCGCCGCACCCTGGTGGCAACATGCCCTGGTCTACGAGATCTACCCGCGCAGCTTCGGCGACAGCAACGGCGATGGCGTGGGCGACCTGAACGGCATCACCGCCCACCTCGACGATCTGCAGAAGCTGGGCGTCGATACCCTCTGGATCGCGCCGATGTACCCCTCGCCACAGGCGGACTTCGGCTACGACATCGCCGATTACGAAGCGATCGACCCGCAGTACGGCAACATGGCCGACTTCGACCGGCTGCAGGCGGAAGCGAAGAAGCGCCATCTCCACGTCGTGCTCGATATGGTGATGAACCACACCTCGGACAAACACACCTGGTTCCTGGCCTCGGCGGCGTCGCGCGACAACCCCAAGGCCGACTGGTACGTATGGAACGACGGCATCGATGCCGCCGGCGCCACGCTGTCCGCCGTGCAGAAACGCAACATCCACGACGGCAAGGCACCGCCGAACAACTGGGAGTCGGTGTTCGGCGGCTCGGCCTGGCAGTGGGTGCCCGCGCGCAAGCAGTTCTACTACCACCGCTTCTACGTGCAGCAGCCGGACCTCAACTGGCGCAACCCGGCGGTGGAGAAAGCCATGTTCGGCGCGATACGGTTCTGGCTGGATCGCGGCGTGGACGGCTTCCGGCTGGATGCGATCTCCACGCTGTTCGAAGATCCCCGCCTGCGCAACGATCCCATCCGCTCCGGCACCAATGCGCAGGGCGAGCCCAACCTGCAATCGCTGTACAGCGACAAGCTGCCCGAAGTGCACGGCGTGATGCGCCGGTTACGCGCCATGGTCGATGCCTACCCCGGCCAGCGTGTGCTGATCGGGGAAACCTACGAGCCCGACATCGCCCAGCTGGATGCGTGGTACGGCACGAAAGACGCCCCCGAACTGCACCTGCCCATGAATCTGCAGCTGGGCTTCGGCTGGCAGGCCAGCTTCGACGCGCGCTGGTTCCGCACGCGCCTGCAGGAATCGCAGCAGGTGCACGGGCAGCCGCTGCTGGTGGTGGACAACCACGACAACCCGCGCTCCATCGACCGCTTCGGCGACGGCCAGCACGATGTCGCCCGCGCCAAGGTGGTGGCGGCCGCCTTGCTGACCTCGCGTGCCGTGGCCCTTACGTATTACGGCGCGCCCATCGGCATGACCACCGCCACGCCCACCCGCGTGGAAGACGTGCGCGACCCCGTCGGCATCACGGGCTGGCCGAAGGACAAGGGCCGCGATGGCGAACGCACGCCGATGCAGTGGACGGCAGGGCCGCAAGCCGGATTTTCGACCAACCCGCACACCTGGCTGCCGGTCAATCCCAACCACGTCACGATCAACGTGGCGGACGAATCGGCACGGCCGGACTCGCTGCTCAGCTGGCACCGCCAGCTGATCGCCCTGCGTCGTGACAACCCCGCGCTGCGCGACGGCGCCATGCGCTTCCTCGATACCGACAACCCCGACGTGTTGGTCTATCGCCGCGACGGCGGCGACCGCCCGGTGCTGGTGATGCTCAACTTCAGCGGCAAGGCGCAACCGCTGGCGAAGGGCCTGATGCCGGGCAAGGTCAGGACGCTGGCCGGCAGCGACGCATCCCTGCCGGCCACGGCCACGCTGGAGGGGGCACGCTTGCCCGCCTATGCCGCGTGGGTCGTCACGCCCGACTGA
- the mgrA gene encoding L-glyceraldehyde 3-phosphate reductase — protein MPYQAAADRYDDLMPYRRCGRSGIDLPAISLGLWQNFGGADVFETGRANLRRAFDRGVTHFDLANNYGPPYGSAEENFGRIMASDFAPYRDELVISSKAGWDMWPGPYGGIGGSRKYLIASCDQSLRRMGLDYVDIFYSHRVDASTPLEETMGALAHLHRQGKALYVGISSYSPELTRKAAAILADERVPLFIHQPNYSMFNRWIEDGLLDTLHDLGTGCIAFSPLAQGLLTSKYLDGVPADARATREGSLGKEQLNATNLERIRALNVIAQGRGQTLAQMAIAWTLRDPRVTSSLIGARTVAQLDNSLDAVKRLDFSDAELAEIDRHASDGGTDLWKESAQL, from the coding sequence ATGCCCTACCAAGCCGCCGCCGATCGTTACGACGACCTCATGCCTTATCGCCGCTGCGGTCGCAGCGGCATCGACCTGCCGGCGATCTCGCTGGGCCTGTGGCAGAACTTCGGCGGTGCCGACGTGTTCGAGACCGGCCGTGCCAACCTGCGACGCGCGTTCGACCGCGGCGTCACCCATTTCGACCTGGCCAACAACTACGGCCCGCCGTACGGTTCGGCCGAAGAGAACTTCGGCCGCATTATGGCCAGCGACTTCGCGCCGTATCGCGACGAGCTGGTCATCTCGTCGAAGGCGGGCTGGGACATGTGGCCCGGCCCGTACGGTGGCATCGGCGGCAGCCGCAAATACCTCATTGCCAGCTGCGACCAGTCGCTGCGGCGCATGGGGCTGGATTACGTCGATATCTTCTACTCGCACCGCGTCGATGCCAGCACGCCGCTGGAGGAAACCATGGGCGCGCTGGCGCACCTGCACCGCCAGGGCAAGGCCCTGTACGTGGGTATCTCCAGCTATTCCCCGGAACTGACGCGCAAGGCCGCCGCCATCCTGGCCGACGAGCGCGTGCCGCTGTTCATCCACCAGCCCAACTACTCGATGTTCAACCGCTGGATCGAGGATGGCCTGCTGGACACGCTGCACGACCTGGGCACCGGCTGCATCGCCTTCTCGCCGCTGGCGCAGGGCCTGCTCACCTCCAAGTATCTGGACGGCGTCCCCGCCGACGCACGCGCCACACGCGAGGGCTCGCTCGGCAAGGAGCAACTCAACGCCACCAACCTGGAACGCATCCGCGCCCTGAACGTCATTGCCCAGGGTCGCGGCCAGACCCTGGCCCAGATGGCGATCGCCTGGACGCTGCGCGATCCGCGGGTCACCTCGTCGCTGATCGGCGCGCGCACGGTGGCGCAACTGGACAACTCGCTGGACGCCGTGAAGCGCCTGGACTTCAGCGACGCCGAGCTGGCCGAGATCGACCGGCACGCCAGCGACGGCGGCACCGACCTGTGGAAGGAATCGGCGCAGCTATAA
- a CDS encoding FecCD family ABC transporter permease, which yields MPRTATFASAMRLWSGMLLASLAVLLVSVLLGGAESTVAASWQALWHDGDTPMHAIVWELRIPRSLAAYGVGGLLALSGCLMQILVRNPLADPYTLGLSGGASVGALGAMLAGAGAVVTTLGAAAGALVACVAVFVLAHRDLLSRQRAAHREDATDLILIGVMLGAGFGAVVSMMLVLAPDRNLRGMLFWMMGDLSAVADPWVPIASLLAGVLLMAPLGRPLNLLLRGEESASALGVRPPLVKAAIFLVASLATAVAVTTAGTVGFVGLVVPHALRRLVGNDQRVLMPACALGGGIVVVVADVLARIVAEPIQLPVGAVMAVIGVPTFMVLLVGRR from the coding sequence ATGCCGCGCACGGCCACGTTCGCCTCGGCCATGAGGCTCTGGTCGGGCATGCTGCTGGCGTCGCTGGCGGTGCTTCTGGTTTCCGTGCTGCTGGGCGGGGCGGAGTCCACCGTGGCCGCCTCGTGGCAGGCGCTGTGGCACGACGGGGATACGCCGATGCACGCCATCGTGTGGGAGCTGCGCATTCCGCGCTCCCTTGCCGCTTACGGCGTGGGCGGGCTGCTGGCGCTGTCCGGCTGCCTCATGCAGATCCTGGTGCGCAATCCGCTGGCCGATCCGTACACGCTGGGGTTGTCCGGCGGCGCGTCCGTCGGCGCGCTGGGTGCGATGCTGGCCGGCGCGGGTGCCGTCGTCACGACGCTGGGGGCCGCCGCCGGCGCGCTGGTCGCCTGTGTCGCCGTGTTCGTGCTGGCCCATCGCGACCTGCTGTCGCGACAGCGCGCCGCGCACCGGGAGGACGCCACCGACCTGATCCTGATCGGCGTGATGCTGGGCGCCGGGTTCGGCGCCGTGGTCAGCATGATGCTGGTGCTGGCGCCGGACCGGAACCTTCGCGGCATGCTGTTCTGGATGATGGGCGACCTGAGCGCCGTGGCCGATCCGTGGGTGCCCATCGCCAGCCTGCTCGCCGGCGTGCTGCTGATGGCACCGCTGGGCCGGCCGCTGAACCTGCTGCTGCGCGGCGAGGAATCCGCCAGCGCGCTGGGAGTGCGGCCGCCGCTGGTGAAGGCGGCGATCTTCCTCGTCGCCTCGCTGGCCACGGCCGTGGCCGTGACCACGGCGGGCACCGTCGGCTTCGTCGGGCTGGTGGTGCCGCACGCGCTGCGGCGCCTGGTCGGCAACGACCAGCGCGTACTGATGCCCGCCTGCGCGCTGGGCGGCGGCATCGTAGTGGTGGTGGCGGACGTGCTGGCACGCATCGTTGCCGAGCCCATCCAGTTGCCGGTGGGTGCGGTGATGGCGGTGATCGGCGTGCCCACCTTCATGGTGTTGCTGGTGGGCCGCCGATGA
- a CDS encoding ABC transporter ATP-binding protein, whose translation MSHRLVAAALGLTMGGRELVGSLDMTVDAGQVWCVLGPNGAGKSTLLRTLAGLRPADRGRVSLDDRDIAAWRPLDLARRRGFLPQAVVDAFSLSVMEAVVSARHPRLSFWAWGDDDAGPARQALETFALQPLADRDVTTLSGGERQRVNIATLFAQDVDIMLLDEPLSSLDLHHQMKALHELMRVARVHGTSVVYTVHDINLAYQHATHAVLLDGRGGALAGPRDAVITSTHLSAAFHHPIHGVTLGDELFFRAERLDGNAP comes from the coding sequence ATGAGCCATCGCCTGGTCGCCGCGGCCCTCGGCCTGACCATGGGCGGGCGGGAACTGGTCGGCTCCCTCGACATGACCGTCGATGCCGGCCAGGTATGGTGCGTGCTCGGCCCCAACGGCGCCGGCAAGTCCACCCTCCTGCGCACGCTGGCGGGATTGCGCCCGGCGGATCGCGGTCGCGTGTCGCTGGACGATCGCGACATCGCTGCCTGGCGGCCACTGGACCTCGCGCGCCGACGCGGCTTCCTGCCCCAGGCCGTGGTGGATGCCTTTTCCCTCTCGGTGATGGAGGCGGTGGTATCGGCGCGCCACCCACGGCTGTCGTTCTGGGCCTGGGGCGACGACGACGCCGGGCCGGCGCGGCAGGCGCTGGAAACGTTCGCGCTGCAGCCGCTGGCCGACCGCGACGTCACCACGCTGTCCGGCGGCGAGCGCCAGCGGGTGAACATCGCCACGCTGTTCGCGCAGGACGTGGACATCATGCTGCTGGACGAACCGCTGTCGTCGCTCGATCTTCACCACCAGATGAAGGCCTTGCACGAACTGATGCGCGTGGCGCGCGTGCACGGCACGTCCGTCGTCTACACCGTGCACGACATCAACCTGGCCTACCAGCACGCCACGCACGCCGTGCTGCTGGACGGCCGCGGCGGCGCGCTGGCCGGGCCACGTGATGCGGTCATCACCAGCACCCACCTGTCCGCCGCCTTCCACCATCCGATCCATGGCGTGACGCTCGGCGACGAGCTGTTCTTCCGCGCCGAACGCCTCGACGGTAACGCCCCATGA
- a CDS encoding cobalamin-binding protein, whose protein sequence is MIRICLLLALLFALPAAASVSVTDDAGHRVTLAQPAHRIVSLAPNITDALFAAGAGDYVVGTSRFSEHPAAAKHIPVVGDATMLDLERIVALKPDLIVVWRNGTPAAQVDKLTRLGIPVFFAETTRLADVADATRRFGVLAGTTAVAGRNADAFDARLAALRASYAGKTKISVFYQVWDRPLMTIGHAQIVDDAITLCGGRNLFADLTQAAPTVSREAVLARDPEVILAGTEAAESLAAWRKTPFLAAVKHGNVVVLDAPTLVLPSPSILPGVETLCRVLDQARGRAH, encoded by the coding sequence ATGATCCGTATCTGCCTCCTGCTGGCGCTGCTGTTCGCGCTTCCCGCCGCCGCCTCGGTGAGCGTCACCGACGACGCGGGCCACCGCGTGACGCTGGCGCAGCCGGCGCATCGCATCGTCAGCCTGGCGCCCAACATCACCGACGCGTTATTCGCCGCCGGCGCCGGGGACTACGTGGTCGGCACCTCGCGCTTCAGCGAGCACCCGGCGGCGGCGAAGCACATCCCGGTGGTGGGCGATGCCACGATGCTGGACCTGGAACGCATCGTGGCGTTGAAGCCCGACCTGATCGTGGTGTGGCGCAACGGCACACCGGCTGCGCAGGTAGACAAGCTGACCCGCCTGGGCATTCCGGTGTTCTTCGCCGAGACGACACGGCTGGCCGACGTGGCCGATGCCACCCGTCGCTTCGGCGTGCTGGCCGGCACGACCGCGGTGGCGGGGCGCAACGCGGATGCCTTCGACGCGCGCCTGGCCGCGCTGCGCGCGAGCTACGCCGGCAAGACGAAGATCAGCGTGTTCTATCAGGTATGGGACAGGCCCCTGATGACGATCGGGCATGCCCAGATCGTCGACGATGCGATCACCCTGTGCGGTGGTCGAAACCTCTTCGCCGACCTGACCCAGGCGGCGCCTACCGTGAGCCGCGAAGCCGTGCTGGCCCGCGATCCGGAGGTGATCCTCGCCGGCACCGAGGCGGCGGAGTCGCTGGCCGCCTGGCGGAAAACGCCGTTCCTCGCCGCCGTGAAACACGGCAACGTGGTCGTCCTGGATGCACCCACCCTCGTCCTGCCGTCGCCGTCCATCCTGCCCGGCGTGGAAACGCTGTGCCGGGTGCTTGACCAGGCCCGTGGTCGCGCGCACTGA
- a CDS encoding response regulator, with product MSPNPDDSLSDRSWLDDGGELGALIRAFDWSGTALGPLAEWPQSLRTATGLLLRSPVPIVLLWGERGYMIYNDAYSLFAGKRHPDLLGSEVREGWSEVADFNDNVMRVGLAGGTLAYKDQELTLHRHGRPEPVWMNLDYSPVIDESGQPAGVIAIVVETSERVRAEQSIRANEARLRFLDTLRESTARYTDADALLATTTRMLGKYLGVSICAYADMDDDENAFTIRGDWAAPGSQSIVGRYKLTDFGRLAVTRLTAGEAFVLNDSHAELSAEEAEAFGALGAAATVCMPLIRSGRLTALMAIHQREPRVWQPDDMALLTEVVERSWAHIERVRAEAAVRDGERRFRESLEEKVRERTAALMQAEQALMQAQKMEALGNLTGGIAHDFNNLLMAVQGSLELLRERMPPDPLLLRLVDNARSGAERGAVLTRRMLAFARRQELASERVDVRHLVEGMTELMQRALGSTVIVETRFGAQPAVVDADVNQLESALLNLAVNARDAMDGVGTITIATDEVQVPADDGALAAGRYVRLSMTDSGSGMNEATLKRATEPFFTTKGVGKGTGLGLSMVHGLAEQLGGTLILSSRPDVGTTAEIWLPAVDAQTPVATSGRAIEPVPAVAATAPDEARVILAVDDDDLVRATTIEMLEAMGYRVLAARSGAEALRLLERTRVHLVVTDHAMPQMTGTQLAQRVREVDPTLPVVLVTGYADIAGGAADDLPRLAKPFTYAALTETVARALPRA from the coding sequence ATGTCCCCTAACCCCGACGATTCTCTTTCCGATCGATCATGGCTGGACGACGGCGGCGAATTGGGTGCGCTCATCCGTGCGTTCGACTGGTCGGGCACCGCGCTGGGCCCCCTCGCCGAGTGGCCGCAGAGCTTGCGCACGGCCACCGGCTTGCTGTTGCGCTCGCCCGTGCCCATCGTGCTGTTGTGGGGCGAGCGGGGCTACATGATCTACAACGATGCCTACTCCCTGTTCGCCGGCAAGCGTCATCCCGACCTGCTCGGCTCCGAGGTGCGCGAGGGGTGGAGTGAAGTCGCCGATTTCAACGACAACGTGATGCGTGTCGGCCTGGCCGGCGGCACGCTGGCCTACAAGGACCAGGAGCTCACGCTGCACCGCCACGGCCGGCCCGAGCCGGTGTGGATGAACCTGGATTACTCGCCGGTGATCGATGAATCCGGCCAGCCGGCCGGCGTCATCGCCATCGTGGTGGAAACCTCCGAGCGCGTGCGGGCGGAACAGTCGATCCGTGCGAACGAGGCACGCCTGCGGTTCCTGGACACGCTGCGCGAATCCACGGCCCGCTACACGGACGCGGATGCCCTGCTGGCCACCACGACGCGCATGCTGGGCAAGTACCTCGGCGTGTCCATCTGCGCCTATGCCGACATGGATGACGACGAGAACGCCTTCACCATCCGTGGCGACTGGGCCGCACCGGGATCGCAAAGCATCGTGGGGCGATACAAGCTCACCGATTTCGGGCGCCTTGCCGTCACGCGGCTCACCGCGGGCGAGGCGTTCGTGCTCAACGACAGCCATGCCGAACTGTCGGCTGAGGAAGCCGAGGCTTTCGGCGCCCTCGGTGCCGCGGCCACGGTATGCATGCCGCTGATACGCAGCGGCCGGTTGACCGCGCTGATGGCGATCCACCAGCGCGAGCCGCGGGTCTGGCAGCCCGACGACATGGCCCTGCTGACCGAAGTGGTGGAGCGTTCCTGGGCGCACATCGAGCGCGTACGCGCCGAGGCGGCCGTGCGCGATGGCGAGCGGCGCTTCCGCGAATCGCTGGAGGAAAAGGTGCGAGAACGCACCGCGGCACTGATGCAGGCCGAACAGGCCCTGATGCAGGCGCAAAAGATGGAAGCGCTGGGCAACCTCACCGGCGGCATCGCGCACGACTTCAACAACCTGCTGATGGCCGTGCAGGGCAGCCTCGAGCTGCTACGCGAGCGCATGCCCCCCGATCCCCTGCTGTTGCGCCTGGTCGACAATGCGCGCAGCGGCGCCGAACGCGGCGCGGTACTGACGCGACGGATGCTGGCTTTCGCCCGGCGGCAGGAGCTGGCCTCCGAGCGCGTCGACGTACGCCACCTGGTCGAGGGCATGACCGAACTGATGCAGCGCGCCCTGGGCAGCACCGTGATCGTCGAGACGCGCTTCGGCGCGCAACCGGCGGTAGTGGACGCGGACGTGAACCAGCTGGAATCGGCCCTGCTCAACCTGGCGGTGAATGCACGCGATGCCATGGACGGCGTGGGCACCATCACCATCGCCACCGACGAGGTGCAGGTACCCGCCGACGATGGCGCGCTGGCGGCGGGGCGTTACGTCCGCCTCTCCATGACCGACTCCGGTTCGGGCATGAACGAGGCGACCCTGAAGCGGGCGACCGAGCCGTTCTTCACCACCAAGGGCGTGGGCAAGGGGACGGGGCTGGGCCTGTCGATGGTGCACGGCCTGGCCGAGCAACTGGGCGGCACCCTGATCCTGTCCAGCCGTCCCGATGTCGGCACCACGGCGGAAATCTGGCTACCGGCAGTGGATGCGCAGACGCCTGTCGCCACGTCGGGCCGGGCGATCGAACCGGTGCCCGCGGTCGCCGCGACAGCTCCGGACGAGGCCCGGGTGATCCTTGCCGTGGACGACGACGACCTGGTGCGCGCGACGACGATCGAGATGCTGGAAGCCATGGGCTATCGCGTGCTGGCGGCGCGCTCCGGTGCCGAAGCCCTACGGCTGCTCGAACGCACACGGGTGCATCTCGTGGTCACCGACCATGCCATGCCGCAGATGACCGGTACGCAGCTGGCGCAGCGCGTGCGCGAGGTCGACCCGACCCTGCCCGTGGTGCTGGTGACCGGCTACGCGGACATCGCCGGCGGCGCCGCCGACGACCTGCCCCGCCTGGCCAAGCCGTTCACGTACGCGGCGCTCACCGAGACGGTGGCGCGGGCCTTGCCGCGGGCCTGA